The following is a genomic window from Hymenobacter monticola.
GAGGCCGGCGGCGAAGAGCTGGAGCACGTCGGCCACGCGGATGCGCATGCCGCGAATGCAGGGGCGGCCGCCGCACTGACGCGGGTTGGTGGTGATGCGATGCTGCAAGGATTCCATGTGGTGAAGATACTAGTGTTTCATTCAGCCGCTGCGCGCCGGGGGCGGCTGGCTTGGTTTTGAGGAAGCGCGCCGTTAGGTAGAAACACGAAGCATGGTTCAGCCGCTGCCGCCCCGGGAGCGGCTAGTTTGGTTTTGGGGGAAGCGCGTGCAGCATTGCAAGAAACACTAAGCATCGTTCAGCCGCTGGGGCGCCGGGGGCGGCTGGGGTGGGTGGTATTCTGATTACATTGGCCTCATGGTACACGAGGAAGCTTCGCCTACTACTTACTACCGGCTAGTCCGTGCCCTAATCTACGCACTAGCAATCGCAGCCGCGCTGCCGATTCTGTTCTACGCCAGCGGCTATAACGGCCACCGTGGAGAATGGGCAGCAGAATGGATAATATTCCGATTGATAGGCAGCCCGTTGCTGCTGCTAGTAACAGGCGGTATCCTGATATCTTATAAGGGGCGTATCCATACTTTATTCGGGCTATTATTTCTGTTACTCGGCCTGAGTTGGATAGTGTACGTTTTCTCGCAAGACCTTTAATATCGCCCAGCCGCTACCGTCCCGGGAGCGGCTGGGTATATTTTGGGGTAGCGCGCGGAATGGCGAGAAACACATAAGCGTCTTTCAGCCGCTGTGGGACCGGGGGCGGGTGGGTGGCAGTGGGGCAGTAGCTTGCAATATGAAATCCTTCTTGCTAGCAGCGCTGGTGGCTATCGTTACCAAAGCATCAGCTCAAACAGCGCCTGACGGGCAAGTGCCCAAAGCTGGCTATGTGCCCAATGCCAGCACCGCCGTCAGCATAGCCGAGGCCGTTTTACTGCCCTTGTACGGTAGCAAGGCGATTCGTCGGGAGCGGCCTTTTCGAGCGGAGCTTAGAAGTGACTCGGTGTGGGTCGTGCACAGCGGGCGCTACACCAAGGGCGGAAGCTACGTGGAGATAAGCAAGCGCGACGGCCGCATCTTAGAAGCTACGATAGGAAAGTAACTGACGCATCGTTCAGCCGCCTTGGCCCCGCGGCGGCGGGGTGGGCCGTGGGGCCGCCCCAACGGGCATTCGGGCAGCGGAATGGGCGTTGGGGCGGCCCCACAGGCCGGTTGGGTGCCCGAATGCCGATTGGGGCCGCCCCAACGGGCAGTCGGGCGCCCGGGAGGCGTTTGGGGCGGCCCCAGCGGGCGTTCGGGCGCCCGACGGGCCAGCGGGGCGGGCGCGGGTAGGAAATGAGTGGGATTAGCTATACATTAACGGCTCAATACGTTTCACTTTCAACCCTTTTACCAAAATTCCCATGTCGCCCACCACATCCGGCGCTTCGGCTGCTACCCCCACTGCCCCAGCCAAGCGCAACAAGAAAGAGCTATTGCCCACCAGCCAGCTGGCGCTGTCCACGCTAGCCCTGGCCGCCGCCAAGGCCTGGCTGGCCTCCGAGCTGCCCGCGCTGCTCTTCGTGAGCAAGGCCGCCTTCAGCGCCCAGGCCATTTCCTACGCCGCCAGCCTGGGCACCGCCGATGCCGCCGACGACGGCGCCAGCCCCCAGGCCAACCGCCTCAAGACGCTCGACAAGCTCATCGCCAAAAACCTGGGCTTCGTGAAAGGCTACCTGGCCGAAGACCACGACCAGGACGGCGGCGAGAGCTACTACGCCGAGTTCGGCATAGCTCGCGAGGGCAAGAACTTCCGCCTGCCCACCGCCCGCACGGCCCGCGCCGGCGCCCTGGGCAAGCTGGTGGCCGCCCTCGCGGCCCATAAGTACGATAAGAAGAAATTCGGCACCGCCTTCTGGCAGCCCATCGCCACCGAGTACGCCGAACTGGCCAAAGGCAGCGACGAAGCGCGCGGTGCCGCTTCGGCCGCCGTAGGCCGGAAAAACGCCCTCGAAGCCCCGCTGCGTCGGGTGCTGAGCTCGTTGGTGCTCAGCATCAAGGCCAACTACCCCGACGAGGACACCCAGCGCGGCGTGCTGCGGGCCTTCGGCTTCCAGAAAGAAGTGTACTAGCGCCCGCCTGGGGCCGTCGCAGCCAGCCGCTTCCGGTTCCGGGGGCGGCTGGTTTGGTTTTGGCACTTCAGCCGCTGCGGCGGCGGCAGTGGTAGTGGCAGTGGGGATGGAACACCCAAAAAACAACCCCGCCGCTACCGTTTGGTAGGGCGGGGTTGTTTGGGAAAGAGGCTAACGGGTTGCGCCGCGGGGGCAGCTGGTCCGCTTAGTAGCTGATGTTGACGAAGGAACCGTTGGTGATGGTGCGGGTGCTGGGAGAGCCCACGTTGGGGTTCACCGCCCCGCCCACGAAGCTGAAATTGCCGGAATAGAGGCGGGAGATGGTATTGACGCCCGTAATCGTGAGCGTGCCCGAGGCAGCGCTGCCGTAGTTGGAGCGGTAGTTCACAAAATCAGGCCCGTTGTACTGGGCGTAGTTGGCGGCCGTGGTGAGCGAAACGGTGCCCACGGTCGGCGTCAGGCCCTGCAAAAACAGGGTCAGGCGCTGGTTGGTGCTGTTTTCGAAGGTGATGAACCGGTCGCTGCCCAGTACCTGGGGCGAAATGTAGACGGGGACAACGTTGCCGGTGCTGAGCGTGTACAGGGCCTCGGTGGGCAACCGGGACACGGTGAACACGGGCACCGTGGTGCCGCCGGCCACCACCGTGGCGCTGAAGGCCGAAATCGTCTGGTTGAAGCCAGAAGCGGCAACGAGCTGCACCGTGTAGCGGCCAAACGGCAGGTTAGGGAATGCATAAGCGCCCGTGCTGCTGGGCGTGACGGTATACACCGTGCCACTGGCGTCGTTGGTGGCCCGCACCGAAGCCACCGCCCCGGCCGGGTTGATTTGGCCGCTGAGCGTGGCCGTGGTGGGCGCCAGGGCCACCGTGGTGGTGGGCACCGCGGTACCACCCGCCGCCAGGGTCACGGCGGCCGTGGCCGGCGCCGTGTAGCCCGGGGCGGGGGTATAGGCCAGCGTGTAGGCGCCCAGCGTGAGGCCGGGGAAGGAATAGGCGCCGGTGCTGGTGGGGGTGGCCGTGGCCACCGGCCCGCTGGCGTTGGACACCGTGACGGTGGTGATGGAGCCGGCCGGCGATACCTGCCCGCTGAGGGTGGCCGTGGCAGGGGCCGGCGGCTGAACTACGGGGTCATTTTTCTTGTCGCCGCAGGAAGTGGCCGTTAGCGAGGCTCCCACGAGCAGGGAGTACAGCAGTGGGGAGAAAAGATTACGCATAAAAATCAACAAGGATAAGTGAACCTCAAAGGTAGCTCCACTGTAGCCAATGGACTGCTTATCCGGCGCTTCATGCCCCGCCTGCCCCACTGCTGCGCGAAGCAGCATTCCCTCCTCGCGCAAGTCGTGGCTCGGCCACCTCACGCGGGTGGGCATCACGTTCCGTTACACGCCCGCCGGCCCCGAGGGCCTCATCAAGGGCAAGAAGGTGTAGCTAGCCGTGGCCAGCGGCGGCCGCTACGGGGACGCGGGCAGTCAACTTCTCGTGCCGGCTTGAATTTGGTAACTTCGCACCATGTCGAAAGCCGAGAGCATCCCCGAGTTTTACCAGTACTACTTCAAGGAGCTGCCCGTCAGCCTGCAGCCTGAGGCGGGCCAGGCCAACGTGTTTCGGCTGGAAGACTCGCTGGCGCCCGGCGCGCAGCCCAAGCAGTACAGCCGCCGCGACTACTACAAGATTACCCTCATCCGGGGCCACAACGCCTACCACTACGCCGACAAAAGCCTGCAGATAACGGGGCCGACGCTCATGTTTTTCAATCCCCAGGTGCCCTACACCTGGCAGCCGCTGGCCGACGACACCACGGGGTTTTTCTGCATCTTCCGCGAAGAGTTTCTGAATGCGCCCGGCGGCCAGGGCCTGCTCGACCTGCCGCTGTTCCGGCCCGGCGGCGACCCCGCCTACGCCCTCACCGCGGCCCAGGACCAGGAAGTGAGCGCGCTGTTTGAGAAGATGCTGGCCGAGATAGGGTCGGATTATGCGCTGAAATACGACCTGCTGCGCAACTACGCGGCCGAGCTGGTGCACTACGCCCTGAAGCTGCGCCCCTCCGACACCCGCTACCAGCACCCCGACGCCAAGTCGCGCCTCGCGGCCGTGTTCAGCGAGCTGCTGGAGCGGCAGTTTCCCATCGAGTCGCCGGCCCGGCGGCTGGGGCTGCGCTCGGCCAGCGACTTTGCCCGGCAGCTGGCCGTGCACGTCAACCACCTCAACCGCTGCGTGCGCGACACCACCGGCAAAACCACCACCGCCCACATCGCCGACCGCCTCGCCGCCGAGGCCCGCGCCCTGCTGCGCCACACCGACTGGAACATTGCCGAGGTGGGCTACAGCCTGGGCTTCGACGAGCCGGCTCACTTCAACTACTTTTTCAAGAAGCAAACCGGGCAAACGCCCTCGGCTTTCCGGCTGGTTTGAATTTGGTAAGCATCGGCTTGAATTTGGTAAGCGCCTGCCTGTGGGGCTGCCGGACCTTTGCAGGGTCAATCAGCAACCCAACAACAACCCAATGGAAAAGCAACAAGTGTGGTTTATTACCGGCGCCTCCAAAGGCTTCGGGCTCGAACTGGTGAAGCAGCTGCGGCAGCAGGGCCACCTGGTGGCCGCCACCTCCCGCAACCTGGCCGAGCTGCGCCAGGCCGCCGGCCCCGAGGCCGCCGATTTCCTGCCCCTGGTCGTGGACCTGGCCAGCGAGGCTAGTGTGAGTGAGGCCCTTGCGGCCACCGTGGCGCAGTTCGGGCGCCTCGATGTGGTGGCCAACAACGCGGGCTACGGCCAGCTCGGCAGCCTCGAAGAACTGTCCGATGCCGAAGCCCGGGCCAATTTTGAGGTCAACGTGTTTGGCACGCTCAACGTGGTGCGGCAGGCCCTGCCGCAGCTGCGCCGGCAGCAGAGCGGGCACATCCTCAATTTCTCGTCCATCGCCGGCCTCTTCGGCAGCTTTCCCGGCTGGGGCATCTACTGCGCCACCAAGTTTGCCGTGGAAGGGCTGTCGGAGTCGCTGGCGGCCGAGGTAGCGCCGTTCGGCGTGAAGGTGACCCTGGTGGAGCCGGGCTACTTCCGCACCAATTTTCTGGAGTCGGGCTCGCTGCGCACGGCCGAAAACCAGCTCGATGAATACACGCTGGTGCGGGAGTCGGAGGCGCTGCACCAGGAGCAAATCAAAGGCAACCAGCCCGGCGACCCGGTGAAGGCCGTGGCCGCCATCATCGCCGTGGCCGCCGCCCCCAAACCGCCCCTGCACCTGCTGCTGGGCCAGGATGCCTACGACATGGCCAACGTGAAAATCAAGGCCCTGCAAGACGATATGGCGCAGTGGAAGCACGTAACCGTGGCCACCGGCTTTGCCGAGCCGGCTACGGCCTAGCGGCGCCTGCTCGGTTTATTTGCCAGCCGCTGCCGTTTCGGGAGCGGCTGGTTTGCGTTTGGGTGGCTCGCACGGCCTTTCTTGAGAGCCTACCAGCTTCCCGCTGCTGCCCTGAGCGCGGCGGCTCACTCCCAAGCTACCGGCCGCTCAATATCCCCTCGGCTTTGGTGCGGATGCGGCAGAGCCAGGGGCCCGAGGCGATGTAAAGCGTGCGGCCGTCGTCGCCCCAGGCGCAGTTGGCGGCCACTTCGCCCGTGTCGATGGTGCCGAGCAGCTGGCCGGTGGGCGAGATGATGGAGATGCCGCCCGGGCCGCTGGCCCACACGTTGCCAGCGCGGTCGGTTTTCAGGCCGTCGGGCACTTCCTTGAAGCGTACTTTGGGCAGCGTCGCCATGTCAAAAAACACGCGGCTTTTGCCCAGCTGGCCCTTCACGCCGATGGGGTAAGCGAGGAGTACGGGCCGCAGCGAATCGGACACGCTCACGTAGAGCGTGCGGCCGTCGGGGCTGTGGGCAAGGCCGTTGGGGCGGGTCAGGTCGCTGATTTCGCGGGTCACGGTGCCTTTGGCGTCGAGGCGGTACACGCCGGCCGTTTGGCGGCGCGGGTCGTTTTCCTTGCCGGGCAGGCCGTAGGGCGGGTCGGTGAAGTAGAGGCTGCCGTTGGTGGGGTGGGCCAGCACGTCGTTGGGGCTGTTGTAGCGCTGACCCTTGTAATGGTCGGTGAGGCTGATTTTGCCGCTTTTCTCGGCCAGGGGCAGGCGGGCCAGGCGGCGGTCGCCGTGCTCGCAGACCAGCAGGTTGCCGTGGTCGTCGAGGGCGAGGCCGTTACTGCCGGGCTCGTCACCGTAAGGCAGGCGGCCGGTGTAGCCGCTGTTTTCCAGGAATTTGCTCAGGCCCCGGGCGGCCGTCCAGCGGTAGAGGGTGCGGGTTTTGGTATCGTTGAAAAGCAGCATGCTGCTGTCGGGCACCCACACCGGCCCTTCGAGGTGGCTGAAGCCGGCGGCCACGATTTCAATCTGCGCATCGGGGGCCAGCAGCTGGTCGAGGGCCGGGGCGTGGCGCAGCACGCGGCCCGTGGTGGTGAAGCGGGCCGGCTGGGCAGTGGCGGCCGGAATGGCGGCGCTGAAACTCAGCAGCAGGAGAGACGGAAGTAAAAAGCGCATAAGCAGATGCAAAGGGGAGGCTCTGCGTACCCGGCCGGGGGCGGGAAGGTTGCGGCGGGGGTAGGGTGTAGGGGCGGGGCCTGACCCGCCCGCCGGCTGGGCTGTTTGAAGGAAATTGCCGGGCGAGGTAGGGGCGGGGCTTGCCCCCGCCCGGTTGTTGGCCTAGTTGGCGTTGGCTGAACGACACCAGAAGCCGGCGTGGGCGTCCGGGCGGAGGCAAGCCTCGCCCCTACACCAACCTTGCCTTGGAACCCGCCGTTCTGGGAAAGCTCCTCCTTTGGCTTCTGATGAAAAACCTGTTCCTGCTGCTTTCCTTTTTCGCTTTCCTGTTGCCCGCCGTGCAAGCCCAGTCCTCCAAAACGCCCGTGCTCGAAGTGGCTGACTTCGGCCGCCACCAGCCCATTGGGGTGGGCGTGTCGAAGCAGGGCCGCATTTTCGTCACCTTCCCGAAGAAGAAAAAGGACTACGATTTCGGCCTGGCCGAAATCGTGAACGGCCAGCGCTTGCCCTACCCCAACGCCGAGTGGAACCGCTGGGATTCGCTGCAGGCCCCCACCCGCTTCGTGAATGTGCAAGCCGCCGTGGTGGATGCCGCCGACAACCTCTGGGTGCTCGACCCCGCCAACCCCGACGACGAGGCCCCGCTCGTGGCCGGCATCAAGCTGCTGAAAATCGACCTGAAAACCAACAAGGTCGAGCGCATCTACCGTTTCGAAGACCTGCCCCGCGAACGCACCGGCCTCAACGACGTGCGCGTGGACCCCGGCCGGCAGGTGGCCTACCTATCCGACCCCAAGCTGGCTGGCATTGTGGTGCTGGACCTGCGCACCGGCAAAACCCGGGTAGTACTGCAGGGCGACAAATCGACGGCCGCCGCGCCGGGCTTCGTGCTGCGCATCGACGGCAAGGAGGTGAAGGACAAAGCCGGCAAGCCGTTCAGCAGCAACGTCAACGGCATTGCCATCAGCCCCGATTTTAACTACCTCTACTACCGGGCCATCAACCAGACCAAGCTCTACCGCATTGCCACCGAGGCCCTGCGCGATGCCGCCCTGCCGGCTGGCGCGCTGGCGGCCCGCGTGGAGGAAGTGGGCGAAACCGGCGTGAGCCACGGCATGATAGCCGATGCCAAGGGCAACGTGTACCTCACCGACTCGCCCAACCAAGCCGTGCGCTACGTGACGCCCACCGGCCGCCTCGAAACCCTGGCCCAGGACGGCCGCTTCAGCTGGCCCGATACCTTTGCGGTGGGCCCCGACGGCTATCTCTACCTCACCTGTGCCCAAATCAACCGCACGCCCAAGTGGAACAACGGCCAGGACCGGGTGCAGTACCCTTTCCGGCTGTTCAAGATGAAGCTGCCGTAGGGGCGGGCGGCGGAGAGGCGCAACGTTTCGGCAGGAGCTGCCATCTTTGGGGCCACTCCTTTCTGCAACATGCCGCTACTTCGACGTAACCGCTACTTCTTCCCGGGGCTGCTGGGCGCCTTGCTGGGCCTGGCCGCCTGCGCCGGTACCAAAAACCGCTCCGCCGCCGAACCCACGGCAGCTACCACCGACATCCTGCTGCTGGGTTGCAGCCATTTGTCTCAGCTCTACAAAGCCGGCAACCCCAGTTCCGACGTGCTGACGCCCAAGCGTCAGGCCGAGCTAAGTGCCGTGCTCGACGGGCTGCAGCGCTACCAGCCCGATGGCATCCTCGTGGAGGAACTGCCCGAAAACCAGCCCCGCCTCGACAGCCTGTACCAGCGTTACCGCCAGGGCCAGCTCGACTTGAACACCATGCCCGGCGGCCGCAGCGAGGTGTACCAACTGGGGTTTGCGCTGGGCAAGCGGCTGGGGCTGGCCCGCATCTACTGCGTGAACGCGCCGGGTGGCACCTCGCAAAGCATTCTGCACGAGGGCAAGAACATCGAGCTATACAAGCAGGCCGATGCCGACTGGCACGCGTTTTCCGACCCCATTGGCCAGCGGCTGGCGACCGGCGCCAGCACCATTGGGCAGTTTCTGCGCGCCATCAACGAGCCGGCCACCCTGCGCCAGCTGCACCGGCTGGTGTACCGCACCCCGGCCCGCGTCACCGACGGCGCCCTCAAGCCTGACCCCATGGTGGACGCAGCCTTCATCAGCCCGCACTACGTGGGCGCGGAGTTCATCTCGGTGTTCTACAACCGCGACCTGAAGGTGTACTCCAACATCGTGACCACCCAGCTGCAAACCCGGCAGCACCGGCAGCTGCTGATAATTGGGGCGCGGCACGTGGCCTCGCTGCAGGGCATTCTGGCCGACGACCCGGCGTATCGGGTGGTGGCCTCGGCGCGCTACCTGGGCCGCTAGCGGCGGCGTTGCTGCGTAATTCACGCCTTCAAAAATCGCTCTCAACGGCCCTTTCAGCCTTGCTATGAACAGACTTTTCAAAACCGCCGTCCTAGTGCTAAGCCTGGGAGCGTGGGTGGTTTCCCCGGCCCACGGGCAAGCCGCGACCAGCGCTACCCAAGCTGCACCCGACCCGGAAGCCGCCAAGAAAGCGGCCGAGTGGACGGCCGCGCTCCAGCTGAAAGACGCCAAAAAGGCGGCCGCTGTGCAGCAGGTGATTGCCACGCACCTGGCAGCCATTCGGGAGTACCACAACGCCCACCCCTACACCGAAACGCCGGCCGGCCTCAACCCCGGCACCGGCCAGCCGCTGAGCACCATGGACCGGACGCTCATCACCGTATCGGCCATGCCCAAGAGCATTCACGACAACCTGATGGCCGGCCTGCGCCAGCAGCTCACGCCCGAGCAGGTGGAGGCCGTGCTCGATAAGTACACCATTGGCAAGGTGGCTTTCACGCTGAACGGCTACAAATCCATCGTGCCCGACCTGACGCCCACCGAGGAAGCCGTGATTGTGGCCAACCTGAAACAGGCCCGCGAGCAGGCCGTGGACTTCAAGAACATGAAGGAGATTTCCGCCGTGTTCGAAATCTACAAAGACAAAAACGAGGCCTACCTGAACACCCACGGCCGCAACTGGCGCGAGCTGTTCAAAACCTACGTGGACGGCGTGAACGCCAAAAAAGCCGCCGACAAAGCCAAGGCGGCCGCAGCTCCGGCGGCTTCGCCCAAGTAGCCGCGGCCCGGCCCCGCAGCCGTTAACGCCGTATGCACGAGGCACCACCATCGCCCGCCGCCGTTGCCTTGCCATTAAAGGCGGCCGTGGGTGCCCCCGTTCATGCCTTATTACACCATTGCGCTGCTGCTGCTCGGGATTGCCATTCTGGGCGTGGCCTGGCTGCCCTCGCTGCTGGAGAAGTACCCGCTGTCGTACCCCATTGTCTACATTGTGCTGGGGCTGGGCGTGTGCAGCCTGCCGCTGGGCCTGCCCCCGGCCGACCCGCAGGCGCATCCCGTCTTCGTGACGCACCTCTCCGAGCTGTGCGTCATTGTGGCCCTCACGGGCACGGGGCTGAAGATTGACCGGCCGTTTTCCTTTCGCACCTGGCGTTCGCCGCTGCTGCTGGTGCTCGTGCTCATGGTGCTCACCATTGCGGGGCTGGCGCTGGCGGGGCACTGGCTGCTGGGGTTGGCGCCGGCCTCGGCCCTGCTGCTGGCCGCCGCCCTGGCCCCCACCGACCCCGTGCTGGCCGGCGACGTGCAGGTGGGCGACCCCGGCGAGGGCCGCGAAGACAACGTGCGCTTCGCCCTCACCGGCGAGGCGGGGCTGAACGACGGCCTGGCGTTTCCCTTCGTGTACCTGGCCCTGGCGCTGCTGCCCGCCGCCGCGCCGCTGAGCGGGCGGCTGCTGCACTGGCTGTGGATGGACGTGGGCTACCGCATCGGGATGGGCGTGCTGCTGGGCTGGCTCTCGGGCGTGGTGCTGGCGTATTTGATTTTCAACCTGCCCAAGCGCGTCAGCATCAAAACCGAAGGCTACGGGTTTGTGGCGCTGTCCGTCACGCTCACGTCCTACGCCGTCACGGAGCTGCTGCACGGCTACGGGTTTCTGGCCGTGTTCATTGCCGCCATCACGTTGCGCAGCCGCGAGCGCAGGCACGAGTACCACCGCCTCATGCACGCCTTCACCGACCAGATGGAGCGGCTGTTCATTGTGGTGATTTTGCTGCTGCTGGGGGCCGCCATTGCCGATGGGCTGCTGCGCGCGCTCACGTGGCCGGGCGCGGCGCTGGGCGTGCTGCTGGTGCTGGTGCTGCGCCCGCTGGGCGGCATGCTCACGCTGATGAGGTCGTCGCGGGTGAACCTGGCCGAGCGGGCCGTGATTTCGTTTTTCGGCATCCGCGGCATTGGCTCGGTGTTCTACGTGGCCTATGCCCTGGGCGAGGCCGACTTCCCACAGGCCCGCGAGATTTGGGCGGTGCTGGCTTTCACCATGCTGCTGTCCATCACGCTCCACGGCGTGCTGGCCACGCCGGTTATGAACTGGCTCGACCGCCGCCACGGCCGCCAGACCGCGGCCGAACTGGCCGAAACCCCGGCGGAGTAGGGGCGGGGCTCGTTTCTGCTCAACGACGAAACGCCCGCAGTGGGCGACAGCAGCGCCCTTCCCATCGAAGTACGGCCCGGCCCGGGCACCTCATCGGCTCGCGGGCGCGTTCAGGAAAGCAGGAGCGTGCCCGCTGCAAGTGGCAAGCCAGATGGTTAGTTTTGTTTTCCGCCCCCAGGATGAACCCGGTAATGGATTGGAAGGACAAAGAAGCAATGCCCCCGGCAACTCCTTCGTTGGGAGCAGGCCCCACGTGGCGCACGCGCCTGGCCGAGTGGCAGGATGCCGCCCGCGACCCCGCCCTGAGCGTGCTGCTAGGCGTGCAGGTGGTGTTCATCTTTCTGATTGAGCCGCTGGTGAACACCGAAGCGCTACCGCGCTGGCTGCTGGAGTTTTTCCAGTTGCTGATGCCGCTGGTTTCCTTTGTGGTGCTGCCCCGCCGCAGCAAGGTTCGGCCCCTCATCCTGCTCACCGCCGGCCCCATTCTGGCGCTGGAGCTGATTGAAAACGGGGTATTTGCCGGGCTGCTGCTGCGCCTGTTCGTCACGGTGGCCATCACCATTCTGGTGGCGCGGGCCGTGTTTCGGGCCGAGACCGTGACCACGCACCAGCTGCTGGGCGCCGTGGTGGTGTACCTGAACCTGGCCCTGCTGTTCATGGGCATCTTTTCGGCCATTCGGCACGCCGTGCCATCGGCTTTCGAAACCTTCACCCACCAGCCCCTGAAGCCGGGCGAGCTGCTGTATTTCAGCATCACCACGCTCACCTCCACCGGCTACGGCGACCTGCTGCCCGTGCACCCCCTGGCCCGCAGCATGGCCAACCTGGAAGCCGTGTCGGGGCAGCTCTTCCTGGCCACCTTTCTGGCCCGTGTGGTCACGCTGCACGGGAAAAGCCGGCGGGAAGCTTGACGTTCTGGCGGTGCGCCTCACCCCCTGACCCCCTCTCCGAAAAGGAGAGGGGACACCGGCCATGCGCAAACGTCAGGCTCCCCCTCTCCCTTCGGAGAGGGGGTCGGGGGGTGAGGCCCCCTCTCCGAACATCTCTACTCCTTCATCACGCGGCGCGTTTGCTGGAAGTTGGTGCCGCGCAGCTTCAGCACGTAAATGCCCGGCGCGAGGTGGGCCGTGTACTCGCGCAGCTGATTTTGCAGGGCCTCGGGGCTGCCTTGCAGCGAGAGCAGGCGCGGGCCCTGCGGCAGGGAGAAGTCGAGCGACAGGCGGCCGGCGCTGGCGGGCACGTCGGCCAGCGTGAAAGGCACCTCCCCGGCCGGTGGGTTGGGGTACACGAACAGCCGCGAGGTGGGCCGCGAGGTGTTTGCGTAGGTCATGCCCGCGAAATTGACTCCAATGAGCACCGGGTCGTGGTCGGACGAGCGAAACGGGGTGTTGATGTCGGTGGCCGCGCCGGCGTTGGAGTACTCCAGCACGCTGGGCTCGCCGGAGTTGATGTGCCACTTCTGCACGTCGATAAAGCCCACCAGGTTGTTGGTAATCACGGCGTGGTCGAGCGAGCCCGTGAGGCCCTTGAACACGTAGGACGCGCTGGTGGGCGGCGTGGCTGGCACCAGCCCCCCGGCCCGCATGATGTCGATGGGGTCTTCCTCGTAGTTGGCGTTGTAGTCGCCGGCGCTCACCACGCGGGCCGCCCCGGCCGGAATCACGGTTTTGTTGATGAACTGCACCAGCGCGGCGGCCTGCAGCTTGCGGCGGGCGTTGGAGCCGCCCTGGCCGTCGTTCTGGTCGGCGTCGGCGCCCTTGCCGCTGCCCTTGCTTTTGAAGTGGTTAATGACGAAGCCCAGCGTATCGGGCCGCTCCTTGCGCTTGGTGATGAACACCTGCCCCAGCGGCGGCC
Proteins encoded in this region:
- a CDS encoding potassium channel family protein, coding for MNPVMDWKDKEAMPPATPSLGAGPTWRTRLAEWQDAARDPALSVLLGVQVVFIFLIEPLVNTEALPRWLLEFFQLLMPLVSFVVLPRRSKVRPLILLTAGPILALELIENGVFAGLLLRLFVTVAITILVARAVFRAETVTTHQLLGAVVVYLNLALLFMGIFSAIRHAVPSAFETFTHQPLKPGELLYFSITTLTSTGYGDLLPVHPLARSMANLEAVSGQLFLATFLARVVTLHGKSRREA